One Littorina saxatilis isolate snail1 linkage group LG1, US_GU_Lsax_2.0, whole genome shotgun sequence genomic window carries:
- the LOC138965224 gene encoding acid phosphatase type 7-like, whose translation MLFRLRSVWIVFLAVTMVTTESTNGNSTTAPEQIHVTLGDDYSQMQVLWAARNNVTSWVAYGEAGGPLGELQQGGQVVYLSKQNWRARRFIYRAVLQNLTEGVKYSYRVHNKDSGGEESVSALYNFTTLTADQTHPKSFVVYGDLGILGGKETFPALQEEIQTHNHTAVWHVGDFAYDLFNDGGWIGDEFLRKIEPVAANIPYMVSPGNHEIELGDFIQYRTRFSIPGAAWPIPAGKMWYSYDIGLVHFISYSTEVFFTHHEAYACRQFYWLVDDLTKANTNRHNVPWVVAMGHRPMYCSNDNGDDCTNLPFRGRVRAGLEKMFHAQGVDLIIEAHEHSYERSWPVFDHDVIQTNYVNPKGSVHVITGAAGNKEGKDQMVPYLKAWSAYRHATPHENNFGRLHAMNQTHLFWEQVGVENTTVFDSFWLVQHAHGPFVQGLNCSVSASNRHSSCTCPPPFYTWIIIYVLCLIVGLVVTAVVSKVLLKRRRRMRGSRCCKSRREAVSMCCDHDTVSDPRVIRKVYVKDFRDVDDLEALLPEDGK comes from the exons ATGTTGTTCCGTTTGCGATCAGTGTGGATCGTGTTTCTAG CCGTTACCATGGTGACCACGGAGTCCACCAACGGGAACTCAACAACAGCCCCAGAACAGATCCACGTGACCCTTGGCGACGACTACAGCCAGATGCAGGTCCTGTGGGCCGCGAGGAATAACGTGACGTCATGGGTGGCTTACGGAGAGGCAGGGGGGCCTCTGGGTGAACTGCAGCAGGGAGGGCAGGTGGTCTACCTGAGCAAGCAGAACTGGAGGGCTCGGAGGTTCATCTACAGAGCTGTTCTACAG AATCTTACAGAAGGCGTGAAGTACAGTTACCGTGTTCACAACAAAGACAGCGGTGGCGAAGAGTCAGTGTCAGCGTTGTACAATTTTACAACTCTCACTGCAGATCAG ACCCATCCCAAGAGTTTCGTGGTGTATGGTGATCTAGGGATCCTGGGCGGAAAGGAGACGTTCCCGGCGCTGCAAGAAGAGATTCAAACCCACAACCATACCGCGGTCTGGCATGTCGGCGACTTTGCTTACGACCTTTTTAATGACGGCGGATGG ATTGGAGACGAATTTTTGCGGAAAATTGAGCCTGTGGCTGCCAACATACCCTACATGGTTTCTCCCGGAAATCATG AAATAGAACTGGGAGATTTTATCCAATACAGAACCCGCTTCAGTATTCCCGGCGCGGCATGGCCCATTCCCGCGGGAAAGATGTGGTATAGCTACGACATCGGCCTTGTCCATTTTATCAG CTACTCCACAGAGGTGTTCTTCACCCACCACGAGGCGTACGCATGCCGACAGTTCTACTGGCTGGTGGACGATCTGACCAAGGCCAACACTAACCGCCACAACGTGCCGTGGGTCGTAGCCATGGGACACAGGCCCATGTACTGCAGCAACGACAACGGCGACGATTGCACCAACCTGCCTTTCCGTGGCAGAGTCCGTGCTGG ATTGGAGAAAATGTTTCACGCACAAGGCGTCGATCTAATCATAGAGGCTCACGAGCACTCTTACGAACGTTCGTGGCCTGTTTTTGATCATGACGTCATCCAGACCAATTACGTCAACCCGAAAGGGTCTGTACACGTCATTACGGGTGCAGCGGGGAACAAGGAGGGCAAGGATCAAATGGTGCCCTATTTAA AAGCCTGGTCAGCCTACCGCCACGCCACTCCGCACGAGAACAACTTCGGACGCCTGCACGCGATGAACCAAACACAcctgttctgggaacaagtcgGGGTCGAAAACACGACAGTGTTTGACAGCTTTTGGCTCGTGCAACACGCTCACGGGCCTTTCGTGCAGGGCTTGAACTGTTCAGTGTCCGCCAGCAACAGACACAGTTCTTGTACCTGCCCTCCTCCCTTTTACACCTGGATCATAATCTACGTTCTGTGTCTTATCGTCGGCCTTGTCGTCACTGCTGTCGTCAGTAAAGTGCTGttgaagaggaggagaagaatgCGGGGGTCGCGTTGCTGTAAAAGTCGGAGAGAAGCAGTCAGCATGTGCTGCGATCATGACACTGTCAGTGACCCGAGGGTCATCAGGAAGGTCTACGTCAAGGATTTCCGTGACGTGGATGATTTAGAAGCTCTGTTACCGGAGGATGGAAAATGA